Proteins found in one Amblyraja radiata isolate CabotCenter1 chromosome 15, sAmbRad1.1.pri, whole genome shotgun sequence genomic segment:
- the entpd1 gene encoding ectonucleoside triphosphate diphosphohydrolase 1 isoform X1 produces MATVTRRGGPGLKFRPRPDAGGVKRQSWLQRPLLYVGILLLVVVVVLVAVTVIQTAPVPQKLKYGVVLDAGSSHTALFIYHWPAEKMNDTGLVKQLGSCSVKGPGISSYWTEVERAGPSLQACLDKAMESIPAQQHTETPVYLGATAGLRLLRLQNHVQAEKLLHAVEQFIHTYPFDFQGARIISGLDEGAFGWITINYLMGNLQQDTAGEPDTLGALDLGGGSTQITFVPDREVQAPENAMHFRLYGRDYNMYTHSFLCYGKDQALKMLMQNLMVPDQGTIRNPCFNLGYEKSINVSDFFNSPCTPGTARSWNQTLRVVGTGDSRQCGLQVRALLNHSACSWTSCSFNGLYQPPVWGNFGAFSAYYFVTAFFNKGQQRQSLSELKEAVEKFCSMSWAKATSVYNIKERYLSENCFSGHYVLALLISGYNFSAATWDSIQFIKKIKGSDAGWTLGYMLNLTNMIPAEGRRPKPLSSTSFLSILVVFSIAALLLLLAVFLLAHRRISRERQMLLT; encoded by the exons ATGGCGACGGTGACCCGCAGGGGCGGCCCCGGCCTCAAGTTCAGGCCGCGCCCCGACGCTGGGG GAGTGAAGAGGCAGTCATGGTTGCAGCGCCCACTGCTGTATGTCGGCATCCTGCTGCTGGTGGTGGTTGTGGTGCTGGTCGCGGTGACGGTGATACAGACCGCGCCAGTGCCACAGAAACTGAAG TATGGCGTGGTCCTGGACGCGGGCTCCTCACACACGGCGCTCTTCATCTACCATTGGCCGGCGGAGAAGATGAACGACACTGGACTAGTGAAGCAGTTGGGGTCCTGCAGCGTGAAGG GTCCGGGGATCTCCAGTTACTGGACGGAGGTGGAGAGGGCCGGACCCTCGCTGCAAGCCTGTCTGGACAAGGCGATGGAGAGTATTCCCGCCCAGCAGCACACTGAGACCCCAGTGTACCTGGGCGCCACGGCCGGCTTGCGTCTGCTGAG GCTACAGAACCACGTTCAGGCAGAGAAGCTGCTACATGCCGTGGAACAATTCATCCACACGTATCCGTTTGATTTCCAGGGAGCTCGGATCATCAGTGGGTTGGATGAGGGGGCTTTCGGATGGATCACCATCAACTACCTGATGGGGAACCTGCAGCAG GACACGGCCGGGGAACCAGACACCCTGGGTGCGCTGGACCTGGGCGGGGGGTCCACACAGATCACCTTCGTTCCTGACCGGGAGGTACAAGCACCGGAAAACGCCATGCACTTCCGCCTGTACGGGAGGGACTACAACATGTACACCCACAGCTTCCTGTGTTACGGCAAGGACCAGGCCCTGAAGATGTTGATGCAGAATCTCATG GTGCCGGACCAGGGGACCATTCGCAATCCCTGCTTCAACCTAGGGTACGAGAAATCCATCAACGTGTCGGACTTCTTCAACAGTCCGTGTACACCGGGCACGGCCCGCAGCTGGAACCAGACCCTCAGGGTGGTGGGCACTGGCGACTCGCGGCAGTGCGGCCTGCAAGTGCGTGCTCTCCTCAACCACAGCGCCTGCAGCTGGACCAGCTGCTCCTTCAACGGGTTGTACCAGCCCCCAGTCTGGGGCAActttggg gcCTTCTCGGCGTATTACTTTGTGACGGCATTCTTCAACAAGGGGCAGCAGAGGCAGTCGCTGAGTGAGTTGAAGGAGGCGGTGGAGAAATTCTGCAGTATGTCCTGGGCCAAG GCCACATCCGTCTACAACATCAAGGAGCGCTACTTGAGCGAGAACTGTTTCTCGGGACACTATGTCCTCGCCCTGTTAATCAGCGGCTACAACTTCAGCGCCGCCACCTGGGACTCCATCCAGTTCATTAAGAAG ATCAAGGGCTCGGACGCAGGTTGGACCCTGGGCTACATGCTGAACCTGACCAACATGATCCCGGCCGAGGGGCGGCGGCCCAAGCCCCTGAGCTCCACCTCCTTCCTCTCCATCCTCGTCGTCTTCTCAATCGCCGCCCTCCTGCTGCTGCTCGCCGTCTTCCTGCTGGCTCACCGGAGGATATCCCGGGAGCGCCAGATGCTCCTGACCTAG
- the entpd1 gene encoding ectonucleoside triphosphate diphosphohydrolase 1 isoform X2, whose protein sequence is MEEPQKGVKRQSWLQRPLLYVGILLLVVVVVLVAVTVIQTAPVPQKLKYGVVLDAGSSHTALFIYHWPAEKMNDTGLVKQLGSCSVKGPGISSYWTEVERAGPSLQACLDKAMESIPAQQHTETPVYLGATAGLRLLRLQNHVQAEKLLHAVEQFIHTYPFDFQGARIISGLDEGAFGWITINYLMGNLQQDTAGEPDTLGALDLGGGSTQITFVPDREVQAPENAMHFRLYGRDYNMYTHSFLCYGKDQALKMLMQNLMVPDQGTIRNPCFNLGYEKSINVSDFFNSPCTPGTARSWNQTLRVVGTGDSRQCGLQVRALLNHSACSWTSCSFNGLYQPPVWGNFGAFSAYYFVTAFFNKGQQRQSLSELKEAVEKFCSMSWAKATSVYNIKERYLSENCFSGHYVLALLISGYNFSAATWDSIQFIKKIKGSDAGWTLGYMLNLTNMIPAEGRRPKPLSSTSFLSILVVFSIAALLLLLAVFLLAHRRISRERQMLLT, encoded by the exons GAGTGAAGAGGCAGTCATGGTTGCAGCGCCCACTGCTGTATGTCGGCATCCTGCTGCTGGTGGTGGTTGTGGTGCTGGTCGCGGTGACGGTGATACAGACCGCGCCAGTGCCACAGAAACTGAAG TATGGCGTGGTCCTGGACGCGGGCTCCTCACACACGGCGCTCTTCATCTACCATTGGCCGGCGGAGAAGATGAACGACACTGGACTAGTGAAGCAGTTGGGGTCCTGCAGCGTGAAGG GTCCGGGGATCTCCAGTTACTGGACGGAGGTGGAGAGGGCCGGACCCTCGCTGCAAGCCTGTCTGGACAAGGCGATGGAGAGTATTCCCGCCCAGCAGCACACTGAGACCCCAGTGTACCTGGGCGCCACGGCCGGCTTGCGTCTGCTGAG GCTACAGAACCACGTTCAGGCAGAGAAGCTGCTACATGCCGTGGAACAATTCATCCACACGTATCCGTTTGATTTCCAGGGAGCTCGGATCATCAGTGGGTTGGATGAGGGGGCTTTCGGATGGATCACCATCAACTACCTGATGGGGAACCTGCAGCAG GACACGGCCGGGGAACCAGACACCCTGGGTGCGCTGGACCTGGGCGGGGGGTCCACACAGATCACCTTCGTTCCTGACCGGGAGGTACAAGCACCGGAAAACGCCATGCACTTCCGCCTGTACGGGAGGGACTACAACATGTACACCCACAGCTTCCTGTGTTACGGCAAGGACCAGGCCCTGAAGATGTTGATGCAGAATCTCATG GTGCCGGACCAGGGGACCATTCGCAATCCCTGCTTCAACCTAGGGTACGAGAAATCCATCAACGTGTCGGACTTCTTCAACAGTCCGTGTACACCGGGCACGGCCCGCAGCTGGAACCAGACCCTCAGGGTGGTGGGCACTGGCGACTCGCGGCAGTGCGGCCTGCAAGTGCGTGCTCTCCTCAACCACAGCGCCTGCAGCTGGACCAGCTGCTCCTTCAACGGGTTGTACCAGCCCCCAGTCTGGGGCAActttggg gcCTTCTCGGCGTATTACTTTGTGACGGCATTCTTCAACAAGGGGCAGCAGAGGCAGTCGCTGAGTGAGTTGAAGGAGGCGGTGGAGAAATTCTGCAGTATGTCCTGGGCCAAG GCCACATCCGTCTACAACATCAAGGAGCGCTACTTGAGCGAGAACTGTTTCTCGGGACACTATGTCCTCGCCCTGTTAATCAGCGGCTACAACTTCAGCGCCGCCACCTGGGACTCCATCCAGTTCATTAAGAAG ATCAAGGGCTCGGACGCAGGTTGGACCCTGGGCTACATGCTGAACCTGACCAACATGATCCCGGCCGAGGGGCGGCGGCCCAAGCCCCTGAGCTCCACCTCCTTCCTCTCCATCCTCGTCGTCTTCTCAATCGCCGCCCTCCTGCTGCTGCTCGCCGTCTTCCTGCTGGCTCACCGGAGGATATCCCGGGAGCGCCAGATGCTCCTGACCTAG
- the entpd1 gene encoding ectonucleoside triphosphate diphosphohydrolase 1 isoform X3 has translation MATWAEGRTWESRALPLGADGDGDPQGRPRPQVQAAPRRWGSEEAVMVAAPTAVCRHPAAGGGCGAGRGDGDTDRASATETEVWRGPGRGLLTHGALHLPLAGGEDERHWTSEAVGVLQREGLQNHVQAEKLLHAVEQFIHTYPFDFQGARIISGLDEGAFGWITINYLMGNLQQDTAGEPDTLGALDLGGGSTQITFVPDREVQAPENAMHFRLYGRDYNMYTHSFLCYGKDQALKMLMQNLMVPDQGTIRNPCFNLGYEKSINVSDFFNSPCTPGTARSWNQTLRVVGTGDSRQCGLQVRALLNHSACSWTSCSFNGLYQPPVWGNFGAFSAYYFVTAFFNKGQQRQSLSELKEAVEKFCSMSWAKATSVYNIKERYLSENCFSGHYVLALLISGYNFSAATWDSIQFIKKIKGSDAGWTLGYMLNLTNMIPAEGRRPKPLSSTSFLSILVVFSIAALLLLLAVFLLAHRRISRERQMLLT, from the exons ATGGCTACCTGGGCGGAGGGACGGACCTGGGAGAGCCGTGCTCTCCCGCTGGGCGCGGATGGCGACGGTGACCCGCAGGGGCGGCCCCGGCCTCAAGTTCAGGCCGCGCCCCGACGCTGGGG GAGTGAAGAGGCAGTCATGGTTGCAGCGCCCACTGCTGTATGTCGGCATCCTGCTGCTGGTGGTGGTTGTGGTGCTGGTCGCGGTGACGGTGATACAGACCGCGCCAGTGCCACAGAAACTGAAG TATGGCGTGGTCCTGGACGCGGGCTCCTCACACACGGCGCTCTTCATCTACCATTGGCCGGCGGAGAAGATGAACGACACTGGACTAGTGAAGCAGTTGGGGTCCTGCAGCGTGAAGG GCTACAGAACCACGTTCAGGCAGAGAAGCTGCTACATGCCGTGGAACAATTCATCCACACGTATCCGTTTGATTTCCAGGGAGCTCGGATCATCAGTGGGTTGGATGAGGGGGCTTTCGGATGGATCACCATCAACTACCTGATGGGGAACCTGCAGCAG GACACGGCCGGGGAACCAGACACCCTGGGTGCGCTGGACCTGGGCGGGGGGTCCACACAGATCACCTTCGTTCCTGACCGGGAGGTACAAGCACCGGAAAACGCCATGCACTTCCGCCTGTACGGGAGGGACTACAACATGTACACCCACAGCTTCCTGTGTTACGGCAAGGACCAGGCCCTGAAGATGTTGATGCAGAATCTCATG GTGCCGGACCAGGGGACCATTCGCAATCCCTGCTTCAACCTAGGGTACGAGAAATCCATCAACGTGTCGGACTTCTTCAACAGTCCGTGTACACCGGGCACGGCCCGCAGCTGGAACCAGACCCTCAGGGTGGTGGGCACTGGCGACTCGCGGCAGTGCGGCCTGCAAGTGCGTGCTCTCCTCAACCACAGCGCCTGCAGCTGGACCAGCTGCTCCTTCAACGGGTTGTACCAGCCCCCAGTCTGGGGCAActttggg gcCTTCTCGGCGTATTACTTTGTGACGGCATTCTTCAACAAGGGGCAGCAGAGGCAGTCGCTGAGTGAGTTGAAGGAGGCGGTGGAGAAATTCTGCAGTATGTCCTGGGCCAAG GCCACATCCGTCTACAACATCAAGGAGCGCTACTTGAGCGAGAACTGTTTCTCGGGACACTATGTCCTCGCCCTGTTAATCAGCGGCTACAACTTCAGCGCCGCCACCTGGGACTCCATCCAGTTCATTAAGAAG ATCAAGGGCTCGGACGCAGGTTGGACCCTGGGCTACATGCTGAACCTGACCAACATGATCCCGGCCGAGGGGCGGCGGCCCAAGCCCCTGAGCTCCACCTCCTTCCTCTCCATCCTCGTCGTCTTCTCAATCGCCGCCCTCCTGCTGCTGCTCGCCGTCTTCCTGCTGGCTCACCGGAGGATATCCCGGGAGCGCCAGATGCTCCTGACCTAG
- the LOC116981415 gene encoding peroxisome proliferator-activated receptor gamma coactivator-related protein 1-like has product MAAWWAAATRSRSLTAAAVAALSEQASGDGYHGHILPDLSISGLDTGGILGALHGYADQTIISIIEDSSPAESKSSLDEESEATLLTALTEILDTVDDENPSPFDTLPDTQLFSSQKDTTDSLLGVGRHSWASFPDAAKDLFTCLDPAVPRGLSRCSERTIRSSFGQESSPHDAGDAEGSLDASQPAGASLGPQPDDMDASMELEAELDGVGLEDDAGLMFDQSSLCVINVGNVSLPELVRYVHPYCLPAEHHTIQLDVQIVQEDEELETGRAALLCEGQEVDAVPLVAGGLAPETLPGLHGVGTAVETGSGTPSGPSIVPAAPQQGDAPARRRRGRPRKVAGLARAGETRGPATAPLTRSARRAQLLVTAGEGPAHGRPQTEPPPHTAQGGPSRGRTLSRGRGRRGVTSRRPPGAGTPPQSGSGAGDPSPCKGAVVVAEPLPAQEVQPASPALQPAPTSDPLPTDPSPALQPPPTSDPLASAEAPQELSPSLEEAERSAVTPTPSLDPPPGVATPALSPAAPVAAPGPIAQPPAAPPSGEHRQRPISLQQYRQRLQQRQQGEDSPASRVPRPGSRPPAHAWPVVPIHSIVQGELSVLPLDNVVAGDQSVPPASRQGSGPALAWGQTPTLTTPATRHIRPTHPHCQPPAVTCPHPAPTTVVLPTHTLPPSPPHTPVHSSRVMATSLELSPALTHPAPALPFTHPTLPHPALPHPPLPHPALSHPTLPPPLLHPTLPLPHPAPALCHLATSTPLPYSTPTHPLPNPVPALPLPRPRPAPTLSYPTTALPRPHPPHTPGCLGHPLAARSPPVGTSPRPLGPAVPAPPSRVLPPPALGGRRSLLTQADPIPAPRGPAPSLGPKAQPPRPTASQQRCSRAAARESGRSRAAAVQKIAAMSGVEGIEAADLMSLLEQFEVTEVRKEPSVLSTGTEPAAGRRFADQVFGAELASTAGLTPPATPPHQYWISPSLAVTAGDAHPGGSAEIAPASPPPLGWLLQPAKCVGPPTPPSDPRSSPTLPSDPRTKPILTSDSRNKPNLPSDARIMPSYPKPSPTLPCDPIASLTLPSDPRTSPIPSPDPRTSSSMPYDPRTPPSDLRFPPSDPRLVPTPAPCFDHEYCLPCSVRKTLPPSSLPPTSLPPSALPDLGCRWNVRRQHGITIKPITLLSRRATEASDRAMTAEAPSPRGPASGPAARVDTTPCSRLDASPFPPGSAQHGQKTSLESPRHSPQTHVSPCYSRDCSTSSSSGSSSRSRSRSPAQKRRRYCRRRSRHSRHSSRSDSRSSSRSRSYSRSSSWSTSASRSRSRSPQSCSVRMSYFEQLEPFEEPRHRYRTSRHQAVEHKISRSRELAIEERRVVYVGKIRNGMKREELRRRFEVFGEIEDCNIYFRTQGDNYGFVTFRYTCDAFAAIENGQTVRRPDEMPFDLCFGGRRQFCKTNYADLDSNHSEVGPYSSKSKFESLDFDTLLKQAKRSVRR; this is encoded by the exons ATGGCGGCGTGGTGGGCGGCCGCGACCCGGAGCCGCAGCCTCACGGCCGCTGCAGTAGCAGCCCTGTCG GAGCAAGCCAGTGGGGATGGTTACCATGGCCACATACTTCCTGACCTCAGCATCAGCGGGCTGGACACTGGAGGGATTCTGGGAGCTCTTCATGGTTATGCCGATCAGACAATCATCTCCATCATTGAAGACTCGTCACCAGCAGAG AGTAAGTCTTCGCTGGACGAGGAGAGTGAAGCGACGTTACTGACGGCCCTGACCGAGATACTGGACACGGTCGATGATGAGAATCCCTCACCCTTTGACACGCTCCCTGACACCCAGTTATTCTCCTCGCAGAAGGATACGACCGACAGTCTGCTGGGG GTCGGGAGACACTCGTGGGCCTCGTTCCCAGATGCAGCCAAGGATCTCTTCACCTGCCTGGACCCGGCCGTTCCCCGGGGACTGTCCAGGTGTTCGGAGAGGACCATCAGAAGCAGCTTTGGGCAGGAGAGTTCACCGCATGATGCCGGCGATGCGGAGGGCAGCCTTGACGCCAGCCAGCCGGCCGGTGCCAGCCTGGGTCCACAGCCGGACGACATGGACGCCAGCATGGAGCTGGAGGCAGAGCTAgacggagtggggctggaggacgACGCAGGGCTGATGTTTGACCAGAGCTCGCTGTGTGTGATCAATGTCGGGAACGTCTCGCTTCCAGAGCTGGTCCGGTACGTGCACCCGTACTGCCTGCCCGCCGAGCACCACACCATCCAGCTGGACGTCCAGATCGTGcaggaggacgaggagctggAAACGGGCCGAGCGGCCCTCCTGTGTGAGGGCCAGGAGGTTGACGCAGTGCCCCTGGTGGCTGGAGGACTGGCCCCAGAGACTCTGCCTGGACTTCATGGAGTTGGGACTGCGGTGGAGACGGGATCTGGCACACCCTCGGGCCCGAGCATCGTGCCTGCGGCCCCCCAGCAGGGAGATGCCCcggcgaggaggaggagggggcggccGAGGAAGGTGGCCGGTCTAGCGAGAGCCGGGGAGACGCGGGGCCCAGCCACTGCCCCGCTGACCCGGTCAGCACGCCGGGCACAGCTCCTGGTCACTGCGGGGGAGGGTCCTGCACATGGCCGCCCGCAGACCGAACCACCCCCTCACACAGCACAGGGAGGGCCAAGCAGGGGCCGGACCCTGAGCCGGGGAAGGGGCAGACGGGGGGTGACGAGCAGGAGACCCCCAGGGGCCGGAACCCCTCCCCAGAGCGGGTCTGGAGCGGGTGACCCCAGCCCCTGCAAGGGGGCAGTGGTCGTAGCCGAGCCTCTGCCTGCCCAAGAGGTCCAACCCGCCTCCCCTGCCTTACAGCCCGCTCCCACATCAGACCCCCTTCCCACAGACCCCTCCCCAGCCCTACAACCCCCTCCCACCTCAGACCCCCTGGCCTCCGCTGAGGCCCCACAGGAGCTGTCCCCATCCCTGGAGGAGGCAGAGCGTTCAGCAGTCACACCGACCCCCAGCCTGGACCCCCCTCCCGGGGTCGCCACACCAGCATTGTCTCCGGCCGCTCCCGTTGCCGCACCTGGGCCGATCGCCCAACCACCCGCAGCACCACCCAGCGGAGAGCACCGGCAACGTCCCATCAGCTTGCAACAGTAccggcagcggctgcagcagaGGCAGCAAGGGGAGGATTCCCCCGCCTCCCGGGTCCCCCGGCCCGGCTCGCGTCCCCCCGCCCATGCCTGGCCCGTTGTGCCGATCCACTCCATCGTCCAGGgcgagctcagcgtcctgccgcTGGACAATGTGGTGGCTGGAGACCAGTCAGTCCCACCGGCCTCACGCCAGGGCTCCGGCCCAGCGCTGGCCTGGGGCCAGACCCCCACACTGACTACACCAGCGACACGCCACATCCGCCCCACCCATCCCCATTGCCAGCCCCCTGCTGTCACCTGTCCCCATCCTGCCCCCACCACAGTTGTACTGCCCACCCACACCTtgcctccatctccacctcacaCCCCAGTCCACTCCAGTCGAGTCATGGCGACTTCTCTGGAACTTTCCCCAGCCCTCACCCACCCCGCTCCCGCACTCCCTTTcacccaccccactctcccccaccccgcactcccccatccccctctcccc caccccgctctctcccaccccactctaccaccccctctcctccaccccaccctccctcttccccacccTGCCCCTGCTCTTTGCCACCTTGCTACCTCCACACCGCTCCCCTACTCCACCCCAACTCACCCCCTTCCCAACCCAGTCCCTGCCctgcccctcccccgcccccgcccTGCCCCCACCCTCTCCTACCCAACCACTGCTCTGCCCcgtccccacccaccccatacCCCTGGGTGCCTTGGTCACCCGCTCGCTGCCCGCAGCCCCCCTGTGGGAACCTCCCCTCGGCCCCTGGGCCCAGCGGTGCCGGCCCCTCCCTCAAGGGTGCTGCCCCCCCCTGCTCTGGGGGGCAGACGGAGCCTCCTGACCCAGGCTGACCCCATCCCGGCTCCCAGAGGGCCTGCCCCGAGCCTCGGCCCAAAGGCCCAGCCACCCCGGCCCACAGCATCGCAGCAGCGGTGCAGCAGGGCTGCTGCAAGGGAGTCCGGCCGGAGCAGAGCTGCAGCCGTGCAGAAGATCGCAGCCATGAGCGGCGTTGAAG gtATAGAGGCTGCAGACCTGATGAGTCTGCTGGAACAGTTTGAAGTGACTGAGG TGAGAAAGGAGCCGTCCGTATTGAGCACTGG GACGGAGCCGGCGGCCGGGCGAAGATTCGCTGATCAGGTGTTTGGGGCAGAACTGGCGAGCACAGCCG GTCTGACCCCTCCGGCCACTCCCCCTCACCAGTACTGGATATCGCCATCGCTGGCCGTCACCGCCGGAGACGCTCACCCCGGGGGAAGCGCTGAGATCGCCCCGGCCTCTCCTCCACCGCTCGGATGGCTGCTCCAACCGGCCAAGTGTGTGGGACCACCCACCCCGCCCTCTGACCCCAGGAGCTCACCCACCTTGCCCTCTGACCCCAGAACCAAGCCCATCCTAACTTCTGACTCTAGAAACAAGCCTAACCTGCCCTCTGACGCCAGGATCATGCCCTCCTACCCCAAGCCCTCACCCACTTTGCCCTGTGATCCCATTGCTTCACTCACCTTGCCCTCTGACCCCAGGACCTCACCCATCCCATCCCCTGACCCCAGGACCTCGTCCAGCATGCCCTATGACCCCAGAACTCCGCCCTCTGACCTCAGGTTTCCGCCTTCTGACCCCAGGCTCGTTCCCACACCCGCCCCTTGCTTTGACCACGAGTACTGCTTGCCATGCAGTGTCCGCAAgaccctgcccccctcctcccttcccccaacatcCCTGCCTCCCTCTGCCCTGCCCGACTTGGGCTGCCGCTGGAATGTGAGGCGGCAGCATGGCATCACTATTAAGCCCATCACCCTGCTGAGCCGCCGAGCCACCGAGGCCTCCGACCGGGCCATGACTGCGGAGGCACCCTCTCCACGAGGGCCGGCCTCGGGACCGGCGGCCAGAGTGGATACCACCCCCTGCTCGCGCCTGGACGCTAGCCCCTTTCCACCCGGCAGTGCCCAGCACGGACAGAAAACCTCTCTGGAATCCCCGCGGCACTCCCCGCAGACCCACGTCTCCCCCTGCTACAGCCGGGATTGCTCCACGTCCTCCAGCTCGGGCTCCTCGTCACGCTCGCGGTCACGGTCACCAGCACAGAAGAGGAGACG atactgcaggAGACGATCACGACATTCCCGGCACAGCTCCAGGTCCGATTCCCGGTCGAGTTCCCGATCCCGCTCGTACTCCCGATCCAGCTCCTGGTCCACATCTGCATCCAGGTCGAGGTCCAGGTCTCCACAGAGTTGCAGTGTCCGcatgag TTACTTCGAGCAGCTGGAGCCGTTCGAGGAGCCCAGGCACCGGTACCGGACGTCGCGGCACCAGGCGGTGGAGCACAAGATCAGCCGCAGCCGGGAGCTCGCCATC GAGGAGCGACGGGTGGTGTACGTGGGGAAGATCCGTAACGGCATGAAACGCGAGGAGCTGCGGCGAAGATTCGAGGTGTTTGGAGAAATCGAGGATTGCAACATTTACTTCAGAACGCAGGG GGACAACTACGGATTTGTCACGTTCCGCTACACCTGCGACGCCTTTGCGGCCATAGAGAACGGGCAGACGGTGCGACGGCCCGACGAGATGCCCTTCGACCTCTGCTTCGGTGGCCGGCGGCAATTCTGTAAAACCAATTATGCCGACTTAG ACTCTAATCACAGTGAAGTCGGTCCCTATTCTAGCAAAAGCAAGTTCGAATCTTTAGACTTCGACACTTTACTGAAGCAGGCGAAGCGGAGCGTGCGGAGGTGA
- the entpd1 gene encoding ectonucleoside triphosphate diphosphohydrolase 1 isoform X4 yields MVAAPTAVCRHPAAGGGCGAGRGDGDTDRASATETEVWRGPGRGLLTHGALHLPLAGGEDERHWTSEAVGVLQREGLQNHVQAEKLLHAVEQFIHTYPFDFQGARIISGLDEGAFGWITINYLMGNLQQDTAGEPDTLGALDLGGGSTQITFVPDREVQAPENAMHFRLYGRDYNMYTHSFLCYGKDQALKMLMQNLMVPDQGTIRNPCFNLGYEKSINVSDFFNSPCTPGTARSWNQTLRVVGTGDSRQCGLQVRALLNHSACSWTSCSFNGLYQPPVWGNFGAFSAYYFVTAFFNKGQQRQSLSELKEAVEKFCSMSWAKATSVYNIKERYLSENCFSGHYVLALLISGYNFSAATWDSIQFIKKIKGSDAGWTLGYMLNLTNMIPAEGRRPKPLSSTSFLSILVVFSIAALLLLLAVFLLAHRRISRERQMLLT; encoded by the exons ATGGTTGCAGCGCCCACTGCTGTATGTCGGCATCCTGCTGCTGGTGGTGGTTGTGGTGCTGGTCGCGGTGACGGTGATACAGACCGCGCCAGTGCCACAGAAACTGAAG TATGGCGTGGTCCTGGACGCGGGCTCCTCACACACGGCGCTCTTCATCTACCATTGGCCGGCGGAGAAGATGAACGACACTGGACTAGTGAAGCAGTTGGGGTCCTGCAGCGTGAAGG GCTACAGAACCACGTTCAGGCAGAGAAGCTGCTACATGCCGTGGAACAATTCATCCACACGTATCCGTTTGATTTCCAGGGAGCTCGGATCATCAGTGGGTTGGATGAGGGGGCTTTCGGATGGATCACCATCAACTACCTGATGGGGAACCTGCAGCAG GACACGGCCGGGGAACCAGACACCCTGGGTGCGCTGGACCTGGGCGGGGGGTCCACACAGATCACCTTCGTTCCTGACCGGGAGGTACAAGCACCGGAAAACGCCATGCACTTCCGCCTGTACGGGAGGGACTACAACATGTACACCCACAGCTTCCTGTGTTACGGCAAGGACCAGGCCCTGAAGATGTTGATGCAGAATCTCATG GTGCCGGACCAGGGGACCATTCGCAATCCCTGCTTCAACCTAGGGTACGAGAAATCCATCAACGTGTCGGACTTCTTCAACAGTCCGTGTACACCGGGCACGGCCCGCAGCTGGAACCAGACCCTCAGGGTGGTGGGCACTGGCGACTCGCGGCAGTGCGGCCTGCAAGTGCGTGCTCTCCTCAACCACAGCGCCTGCAGCTGGACCAGCTGCTCCTTCAACGGGTTGTACCAGCCCCCAGTCTGGGGCAActttggg gcCTTCTCGGCGTATTACTTTGTGACGGCATTCTTCAACAAGGGGCAGCAGAGGCAGTCGCTGAGTGAGTTGAAGGAGGCGGTGGAGAAATTCTGCAGTATGTCCTGGGCCAAG GCCACATCCGTCTACAACATCAAGGAGCGCTACTTGAGCGAGAACTGTTTCTCGGGACACTATGTCCTCGCCCTGTTAATCAGCGGCTACAACTTCAGCGCCGCCACCTGGGACTCCATCCAGTTCATTAAGAAG ATCAAGGGCTCGGACGCAGGTTGGACCCTGGGCTACATGCTGAACCTGACCAACATGATCCCGGCCGAGGGGCGGCGGCCCAAGCCCCTGAGCTCCACCTCCTTCCTCTCCATCCTCGTCGTCTTCTCAATCGCCGCCCTCCTGCTGCTGCTCGCCGTCTTCCTGCTGGCTCACCGGAGGATATCCCGGGAGCGCCAGATGCTCCTGACCTAG